DNA sequence from the Tachysurus fulvidraco isolate hzauxx_2018 chromosome 1, HZAU_PFXX_2.0, whole genome shotgun sequence genome:
gagggtgtgtgagagtgagaaggTTTAGTAGTCACGTACACCCGCCTTGGCAAATTTCAGACAGAATATAATGTTGATATCAGTGGAATATTACATCGTTACTCTCTTTATTCTGTCATTAAGCTGTGGTTCTGATGTTCactgtgtttctgttctgttccaGTCCTCCTTGGGGAATTCAAGCCCAGGTATGTGTCACATCTGTGTTACACATTATAATTGGAGATCATAGTAaagtaataaacactgtgtgtcaCAGTAagtgtcacagtgtcacagtAAGTGTCACactaagtgttttattcctctgataCTACAGTAATTTACTAGGAATTCATATTTCTCTAAAGACCTCTGTCACAGAATGACATTTATACAGTTCATCTGTTCGTCACATTTAATGTCACGAGATAAGTTTCTGTTGTCATTTTATAGTAACTAATAATCAGATAGTTAcatatcctgtgtgtgtgtgtgtgtgtgtgtgtgtgtgtgtgtgtgtgtgtgtgtgtacaggggtgTCCGTGGGATCAGACAGTGTAGATTTGGACCCATCAGTAGAGAGGGTGAATGATTTTGAGGACGAGCGTACAGGAGAGGACGAGGAGCTGACCAGAGACACTACCTTCACTACGGAGATAGAGGATCTCACacgggtaacacacacagtaaacgcagtacacacacactcacacgcacgcgcgcgcacacacacacaagaaatttACACTGAACAGTGTATTTTTTCCCTGTGAGCAGGAGAGCGAGATGCCGATCCAGGAGCTCCGCAGTCTGTACGGATATGAGGTCTCCGGCTCTCCAGAGGAAGAGGACGAGGacgatgaggaggaggaagaggacgtggaggaggaggatgaagatgatgaagttGAGGAGGTGGATAATGATGAGAGCAGTAGGAGTACTGGGGAGCTCAAACGGAACAAGGTGATCTTCTCCGTATTTTACTAGTTTTTCTCCTCAGTGTTTTACAGTAAAGTTTCGTTTGTTCTTCACTGTATTCGAATTTTCTTCCAGAACCTTctgtaatgattttatttttatatcatagTTACACTATGTTATAACCTCATGTTATGTTGTAGCCTCATAATACTATTGTTCAGATTAATTTTCTCATTaataaaattctttatttagttatttattttgtatggtgtgtgtgtgtgtgtccgggcATTTCCAGGACGAATGCGTGAAGAGTGTGTCTCAGGGTGTGGACAGTCAGAGTGGTGGTGAAGGTCGTTCTCTTTCTGCTAAAGAACTCATCCGTCCTCAGAACTGCAGATACTTCAACAGTTAGTACAACTGtcaatacactaatacacacctgtactctacactaatacacacctgtactctacactaatacacacctgtactctacactcatacacacctgtactctacactcatacacacctgtactctacactcatacacacctgtactctacactcatacacacctgtactctacactcatacacacctgtactctacactaatacacacctgtactctacactcatacacaatacactaatacacacctgtactctacactcatacacacctgtactctatactcatacacacctgtactctatactcatacacacctgtactctatactcatacacacctgtactctacactcatacacacctgtactctacactaatacacacctgtactctacactaatacacacctgtactctacactaatacacacctgtactctacactcatacacacctgtactctacactaatacacacctgtactctacactcatacacacctgtactctacactaatacacacctgtactctacactcatacacacctgtactctacactcatacacacctgtactctacactcatacacacctgtactctacactaatacacacctgtactctacactaatacacacctgtactctacactcatacacaatacactaatacacacctgtactctacactaatacacacctgtactctacactcatacacacctgtactctacactcgtacacacctgtactctacactcgtacacacctgtactctacactcgtacacacctgtactctacactaatacacacctgtactctacactcatacacacctgtactctacactcatacacacctgtactctacactcatacacacctgtactctacactaatacacacctgtactctacactcatacacacctgtactctacactcatacacacctgtactctacactcatacacacctgtactctacactcatacacacctgtactctacactcatacacacctgtactctacactcatacacacctgtactctacactcatacacacctgtactctacactcatacacacctgtactctacactaattacacacctgtactctacactcgtacacacctgtactctacactcgtacacacctgtactctacacttgtacacacctgtactctacactcgtACACACCTGTATGCTACATTACTGCTCATACACTTCATCTCACTTTATTGTGTTAATATAAATCCTGCTTTTCTCAGATAACGAAGTGGATGAAGAGTCTGAGGAGGATGAAGACTATATTCCCTCAGAGGACTGGAAGAAGGTAAATGCTCCCCCTCTATGTTATgttcctttctctcactctgtagtGATGTGTGAGTGATGGCtgattatactgtgtgtgtgtgtgtgtgtgtgtgtgtgtgtgtgtgtgtgtgtgtgtgtgtgtgtgtgtgtgtgtgtgtctaacagGAGATCATGGTAGGGTCTATGTATCAGGCTGAAACTCCAGCTGGACtctgtaaatataaagagaACGAGCGAGGTacacttcacatacacacatcacctTGTCACACTCAAGCAGGGTTAAGTTCGTGTTTAATAACTTTCTCCTGATGGTGTTCAGTGTATGAGAATGACGATCAGCTGCTTTGGAACCCAGAGTTCCTCCCTGAGCACACAGTGGTGGAGTTTCTGACCGAGGCGTGTAAACGCACCGGGGAGGAGACCGGAGTCGAAGCCATACCTGAGGGCTCACACATCAAAGATAATGAACAGGTAATCACAGAATACAAGTAATGAACAGCTAATCTACAATTTGATAGGTGTCATTAACACATtgaaatgtgtgcgtgtgtgtgtgtgtgtgtgtgtgtgagcaggcaCTGTATGAACTTGTAAAGTGTGACTTTGACACAGAAGAAGCTCTGAGAAGACTGAGGTTTAATGTGAAAGCAGCCCGAGGTGAGGACTTCATGATGCTAGCACTTGTCTACAATGAATGTTTAGCTAACACTAGCTAGCCACCATCTGTGTTAGCACTATTAAAGCTGTACTTATGATAGATTCTCCTCTGCAGAAGAGTTGTCAGTGTGGACGGAGGAGGAATGTAGACATTTTGAACAGGGTCTAAAGGCTTACGGGAAA
Encoded proteins:
- the LOC125141264 gene encoding LOW QUALITY PROTEIN: mesoderm induction early response protein 1-like (The sequence of the model RefSeq protein was modified relative to this genomic sequence to represent the inferred CDS: inserted 1 base in 1 codon) → MAESSLGNSSPGVSVGSDSVDLDPSVERVNDFEDERTGEDEELTRDTTFTTEIEDLTRESEMPIQELRSLYGYEVSGSPEEEDEDDEEEEEDVEEEDEDDEVEEVDNDESSRSTGELKRNKDECVKSVSQGVDSQSGGEGRSLSAKELIRPQNCRYFNNNEVDEESEEDEDYIPSEDWKKEIMVGSMYQAETPAGLCKYKENERVYENDDQLLWNPEFLPEHTVVEFLTEACKRTGEETGVEAIPEGSHIKDNEQALYELVKCDFDTEEALRRLRFNVKAAREELSVWTEEECRHFEQGLKAYGKDFHLIQANKVRTRSVGECVAFYYMWKKSERYDFFAQQTRLGKRKYNLHPGVTDYMDRLLDETESAASSRAATPPTTIGQSEREEVSTHNGLSVHGCVPNADTTNTDVKHDNLQIDGNDSTRDSIGCERNGSLKRQQDIQSAERPAXKCRTESEPPVHAEMDSSEVKED